The proteins below are encoded in one region of Brachyspira intermedia PWS/A:
- a CDS encoding PTS transporter subunit EIIC, producing the protein MAINYKKTAEEIIRVVNKDNIISATFCATRLRLIVKNRESIKDSDVQKIEGVKGVFFNSDQYQIILGTGVVNKVYAEVVNLGVTGAAKQNTEETKKVGEKNNFRKFIRIFADVFVPIMPAMIATGLFLGLKGALINDSFLGLFNLQVSNIPVSVMTFMSVLTETTFAFLPALVCWSTFRVFGGSPILGILLGLMLVSPALPNAYLVANPDSGVKPIMLFGFIPIVGYQGSILPALIAGIIGSKVELNLRKVIPNIIDILATPFLTLLIMLILSLAVIGPIFHIVEQWILIAINFSLSLPFGIGGFIIGFGIIFIVVTGVHHIMNLIEISLLAATTFNPINPLLSVANLAAGAACLAVTLKTRRKSVKAMGYGATLSAWLGITEPAIFGINIRYGIKPMVCGAIAAGITGLIARLLNLQATANGVTGIPGALLYIYDGKQLVGYIAVALVTVLLSFTITWFFGVPDEYMQEDEE; encoded by the coding sequence ATGGCTATCAATTATAAAAAAACTGCTGAAGAAATTATTAGAGTAGTGAATAAAGATAATATTATTTCCGCAACTTTCTGTGCCACAAGATTAAGATTAATAGTAAAAAATAGAGAAAGTATAAAAGATTCAGATGTTCAAAAAATAGAAGGTGTTAAAGGAGTATTTTTTAATTCAGATCAATATCAGATAATATTAGGTACAGGAGTTGTAAATAAGGTTTATGCTGAAGTTGTTAATTTAGGTGTTACAGGAGCTGCAAAACAAAATACGGAAGAAACTAAAAAAGTGGGAGAGAAAAATAATTTTAGAAAGTTTATCCGTATATTTGCTGATGTATTTGTACCAATAATGCCAGCTATGATTGCAACTGGTTTATTTTTAGGGCTTAAAGGTGCTTTAATAAATGATAGTTTTTTAGGTTTATTTAATTTGCAAGTGTCTAATATTCCCGTTTCTGTTATGACATTTATGAGTGTTTTAACAGAAACGACATTTGCATTTTTACCTGCTTTGGTATGCTGGTCAACATTCAGAGTTTTCGGAGGTTCTCCTATATTGGGTATATTATTAGGTTTAATGCTTGTTTCACCTGCTTTGCCTAATGCTTATTTGGTAGCCAACCCAGACAGTGGAGTTAAACCTATAATGTTGTTTGGATTTATACCTATAGTAGGATATCAAGGAAGCATACTTCCTGCACTTATTGCTGGTATAATAGGATCTAAAGTAGAATTGAATTTAAGAAAAGTGATTCCAAATATAATAGATATACTAGCAACACCTTTTTTGACTCTACTTATAATGTTGATATTATCTTTAGCTGTAATAGGCCCTATTTTTCATATAGTTGAACAATGGATATTGATAGCTATAAATTTTTCTTTATCATTACCTTTTGGAATAGGAGGATTTATAATAGGGTTTGGAATAATATTTATAGTTGTAACAGGAGTACATCATATAATGAACTTAATAGAAATATCATTACTTGCTGCTACTACGTTTAATCCTATTAATCCTCTTTTATCCGTTGCTAATTTAGCTGCAGGTGCTGCTTGTTTAGCCGTTACATTAAAAACTAGAAGAAAAAGCGTAAAAGCTATGGGATATGGTGCTACATTATCAGCTTGGCTTGGTATAACAGAGCCTGCTATATTTGGTATAAATATAAGATATGGAATAAAGCCTATGGTTTGCGGTGCTATTGCTGCGGGTATAACAGGCTTGATCGCAAGATTATTGAATTTACAAGCTACTGCAAACGGAGTTACAGGAATACCGGGAGCATTGCTTTATATTTATGATGGAAAGCAATTAGTTGGTTATATAGCTGTTGCTTTAGTTACAGTTCTCCTATCATTTACTATTACTTGGTTCTTTGGTGTTCCTGATGAGTATATGCAGGAAGATGAGGAGTAA
- the hydA gene encoding dihydropyrimidinase: protein MKKIIIKNGTIVNASETYKADVLIEDEKISQIGADLKCEGAEIIDASGKYVMPGGIDVHTHMDIDVGIGRAVDDFYTGTIAAACGGTTTIVDHMGFGPKDCNVFHQLKHYHSLADNKAVIDYSFHGVLQHVDEDVLKGLELLAKEEGLQSTKLYLTYNYKIEDDNVVRVLKKMKEINGVSAFHAENHYVVEYLKKKFVEEGKTSAHYHPISRPAEAEAEAVNRIIHLSVVAGNAPVYIVHTSASKSVDEIVNARALGHKNIFSETCPQYLVLTDKEYDREDGLKFVMSPPLRKQEDCDRLWKAIADGHIQVIATDHCPFNYETDKVKGKDNFTKCPNGAGGVEERYPLMFSEGVMKGRISINKFVETLCYNPALIYGLYPQKGAIIPNADADITIIDPNKKSVITKSNMHGACDYTAYEGMELLCSVDTVISRGKIVCKDNKFLGNKGDGKFIKRKSLDHYADFNKHFKLGDYIDIDCN, encoded by the coding sequence ATGAAAAAGATTATTATAAAAAATGGTACTATAGTTAATGCTTCAGAAACTTATAAGGCTGATGTATTAATAGAAGATGAAAAAATTTCTCAAATAGGTGCTGATTTAAAATGCGAAGGGGCAGAAATAATTGATGCTTCAGGCAAATATGTAATGCCAGGAGGTATTGATGTTCATACTCATATGGATATAGATGTCGGAATTGGACGTGCTGTTGATGATTTTTATACTGGTACTATTGCTGCTGCTTGCGGCGGTACTACTACTATAGTTGATCATATGGGATTTGGACCTAAAGACTGCAATGTATTTCATCAATTAAAGCATTATCATAGTCTTGCTGATAATAAGGCTGTTATTGATTATAGCTTTCATGGAGTTTTACAGCATGTTGATGAAGATGTGCTTAAAGGGCTTGAATTATTAGCAAAAGAAGAAGGTTTGCAAAGTACAAAATTATATTTAACTTATAATTATAAAATAGAAGATGATAATGTTGTGAGAGTATTAAAGAAGATGAAAGAGATTAATGGAGTTTCTGCTTTCCATGCTGAAAACCATTATGTAGTAGAATATTTAAAGAAGAAATTTGTTGAAGAAGGTAAAACTTCTGCACATTATCACCCTATAAGCAGACCTGCAGAGGCTGAAGCTGAGGCAGTTAATAGAATCATACATTTATCTGTTGTAGCCGGAAATGCTCCTGTTTATATAGTTCATACTTCCGCTTCAAAGAGTGTAGATGAAATAGTTAATGCCAGAGCTTTAGGACATAAAAATATTTTCTCTGAAACTTGCCCTCAATATTTAGTATTAACTGATAAAGAATATGACAGAGAAGACGGACTTAAATTTGTAATGTCTCCTCCTTTAAGGAAACAGGAAGACTGTGACAGATTATGGAAAGCTATTGCAGACGGACATATTCAGGTAATAGCTACAGATCACTGTCCTTTCAATTATGAAACTGATAAGGTGAAAGGAAAAGATAATTTCACTAAATGCCCTAATGGGGCAGGCGGAGTAGAGGAGAGATACCCTTTGATGTTCTCTGAAGGTGTTATGAAAGGAAGAATAAGCATAAATAAATTCGTTGAAACTTTATGCTATAATCCAGCTTTAATATACGGACTTTATCCTCAAAAAGGTGCTATTATTCCAAATGCCGATGCTGATATTACTATAATAGACCCTAATAAAAAATCTGTTATCACAAAATCAAATATGCATGGTGCTTGTGATTATACTGCTTATGAAGGAATGGAACTTTTATGCTCTGTTGATACAGTTATATCAAGAGGTAAAATTGTATGCAAAGACAATAAGTTCTTAGGAAATAAAGGAGATGGTAAATTTATAAAGAGAAAAAGTTTAGATCATTATGCTGATTTTAATAAGCATTTCAAATTAGGTGATTATATAGATATTGATTGTAATTAA